A single window of Fervidicoccus fontis Kam940 DNA harbors:
- a CDS encoding 30S ribosomal protein S11, protein MSSSSRELKWGIAHIYSSLNNTIVHITDLSGAETASRVSGGMVVKADREKPSPYAAMISAARAAQQAMERGITAIHIKVRAPGGHGPKTPGPGAQAAIRALARSGFIIGRIEDVTPIPHDTTRRPGGRRGRRV, encoded by the coding sequence ATGTCTTCAAGTAGTAGAGAATTGAAATGGGGTATAGCTCATATTTACAGCAGTTTAAACAATACTATAGTTCATATCACAGATTTGTCTGGGGCAGAAACGGCATCTAGAGTTTCAGGAGGTATGGTAGTTAAAGCTGATAGAGAGAAGCCATCTCCATATGCTGCAATGATCAGTGCCGCGAGGGCGGCTCAACAAGCTATGGAAAGAGGAATTACAGCAATACATATAAAAGTAAGAGCTCCAGGAGGTCACGGTCCAAAAACTCCAGGACCTGGTGCACAAGCAGCTATTAGAGCTTTAGCAAGATCAGGATTTATTATTGGAAGGATAGAGGACGTAACGCCTATTCCGCATGATACAACAAGAAGACCTGGTGGCAGAAGAGGTAGAAGAGTGTAA
- a CDS encoding 30S ribosomal protein S4 has protein sequence MGDPRKLRKKWEGPGHPWDKTRLENELRLLGKFGLRNKKELWIAQTMARKIRHRARELLALPEDVRKKEEENLLKRLYSQGIVQSNAVLDDLLSINAEHILNRRLQTIVYQKGLAKTIYQARQMIVHGHIGINGRRVTSPGYLVKRSEEDLIDIISSSPFKRELEASQ, from the coding sequence ATGGGCGATCCGAGAAAGCTTAGAAAAAAATGGGAAGGGCCTGGTCATCCTTGGGATAAAACAAGACTAGAAAATGAGCTGAGATTATTAGGTAAGTTTGGTCTCAGGAATAAAAAGGAGTTGTGGATAGCCCAAACAATGGCAAGAAAAATTAGACATAGGGCCAGAGAGCTATTAGCTTTGCCTGAAGATGTAAGGAAAAAGGAAGAAGAGAACTTATTAAAAAGGTTGTACTCTCAGGGAATTGTTCAGTCAAATGCTGTTTTAGATGACTTACTTTCTATTAATGCAGAGCATATATTGAACAGAAGGCTTCAGACAATTGTATATCAAAAAGGCTTAGCAAAAACAATCTACCAGGCAAGGCAAATGATAGTTCATGGGCATATTGGTATAAATGGAAGAAGAGTAACCAGTCCTGGATATTTAGTAAAGAGAAGCGAGGAAGATTTAATCGATATAATCAGCAGTAGTCCTTTTAAGAGAGAATTAGAAGCAAGCCAGTAA
- a CDS encoding 30S ribosomal protein S13, translating to MAEEAGQFRYIVRVAGTDLDGRKKLAYGLAGIKGIGYTTAVCLLRMLNIDPEKRTGFLSDEEISRIEKAISEISASNLLPKWMLNRRKDYETGDDIHLIGSELIFKVKQDIEREKKIKSWRGIRHSLGLKVRGQRTHTTGRLGVTVGVSKKKTAAKPQSSEQKS from the coding sequence ATGGCCGAAGAAGCAGGACAATTTCGGTATATTGTTAGAGTAGCTGGTACAGATCTTGATGGAAGAAAAAAGCTTGCTTACGGATTAGCAGGCATTAAAGGAATAGGATATACAACTGCTGTATGTTTATTGAGAATGTTAAATATTGATCCTGAGAAGAGGACAGGTTTTCTGAGTGATGAAGAAATAAGCAGGATTGAAAAAGCAATTAGCGAAATTTCCGCAAGTAACTTATTGCCAAAATGGATGCTTAACAGAAGAAAAGATTATGAAACTGGAGATGATATTCATCTCATTGGTTCAGAGCTTATTTTCAAAGTAAAGCAAGACATAGAGAGGGAAAAGAAAATTAAGAGCTGGAGAGGAATTAGACATTCGCTAGGATTGAAAGTTAGGGGTCAGAGGACTCATACTACTGGTAGGCTTGGAGTCACTGTAGGTGTGTCTAAAAAGAAGACTGCAGCAAAGCCTCAGTCTTCTGAGCAAAAGTCATAA
- a CDS encoding MATE family efflux transporter encodes MKKLISNVSPQEIQSGNVYKVLVKLGTPLALSEMVQVAYDLANLYWLGRVGKDAVAAPSASWPFTYTFIAAMNGLLASGTTLVSQYRGANNINMMNKSVAQTFVLAIISSLIISVSGILTIPYILYAAGIPSDVYPLSVVYSRIMFVALIFISLWESFRAVVSASGNTITPMKYNFFGVGLNMIFDPFLILGIGPFPMLGVAGAGISTLISRAIVAFISLNNIIQGKSDVRLIKSEMKIDKNILKMMVKIGTPLSVAWVMEALGFSILTAIISMEGSTALAAWGIGDRPLNLLNFATIGFINATGIMVGQSLGASNRKRAEESAEKSLMIISLIGVIGGLIFGAFGRHIASFFIQDPDVIEATIYYYIYMGSTIVFFYYIQLMGAIAQGSGHTRFVMVVSILRIWIIRNVLAYIFGPGPLNMGIPGIWIGMSLSNIISGLVALIWIFKADWKKGVIKK; translated from the coding sequence TTGAAAAAGCTAATATCTAATGTATCACCTCAGGAGATACAGAGCGGAAATGTTTACAAAGTATTAGTTAAACTAGGTACGCCATTAGCTTTAAGCGAGATGGTGCAGGTAGCTTATGATCTTGCAAATCTCTATTGGCTTGGCCGGGTTGGAAAAGATGCTGTAGCGGCACCTTCAGCTTCATGGCCTTTCACATATACTTTTATCGCAGCAATGAATGGACTCCTTGCTTCCGGCACAACTTTAGTTAGCCAGTACAGAGGAGCAAATAATATAAATATGATGAATAAAAGTGTCGCTCAGACTTTTGTTTTGGCAATTATCTCGAGCCTTATAATATCTGTTTCTGGAATATTAACCATTCCATACATTTTATATGCGGCTGGAATACCAAGTGACGTCTATCCTTTGTCAGTAGTTTACTCAAGAATAATGTTCGTCGCTCTAATCTTTATTTCTCTCTGGGAATCGTTCAGAGCTGTCGTCTCTGCTTCAGGCAATACAATTACACCTATGAAGTACAATTTCTTTGGAGTAGGACTCAATATGATATTTGACCCATTTCTAATATTGGGAATAGGTCCTTTCCCTATGCTTGGAGTAGCAGGGGCTGGAATTTCTACATTGATTTCAAGAGCAATAGTAGCATTCATTTCTCTCAACAACATTATTCAAGGAAAAAGCGATGTAAGGTTGATAAAAAGTGAAATGAAAATTGACAAAAATATTTTGAAAATGATGGTAAAAATCGGAACTCCGTTGTCTGTAGCGTGGGTAATGGAGGCGCTGGGTTTTTCCATTTTGACGGCGATAATAAGCATGGAAGGCAGCACAGCATTAGCTGCATGGGGGATTGGGGACAGACCATTGAACTTGCTAAATTTTGCTACGATCGGTTTTATAAATGCAACGGGGATAATGGTAGGACAGAGCCTTGGGGCAAGCAACAGGAAAAGGGCAGAGGAAAGCGCTGAAAAATCATTGATGATAATCTCTTTAATTGGAGTGATTGGTGGGCTTATTTTTGGCGCTTTTGGGAGGCATATCGCTAGCTTTTTCATACAAGACCCTGATGTTATTGAGGCGACAATATATTACTATATATACATGGGTTCAACAATTGTGTTTTTCTATTATATTCAGCTAATGGGCGCAATTGCCCAAGGAAGCGGACATACTAGGTTTGTAATGGTGGTAAGTATTCTCAGAATTTGGATAATCCGAAATGTTTTAGCTTATATTTTTGGACCAGGTCCTTTAAATATGGGCATTCCTGGCATCTGGATAGGAATGAGCTTAAGCAATATCATCTCTGGATTGGTAGCTTTAATCTGGATATTCAAAGCAGATTGGAAAAAAGGAGTGATTAAAAAATAA